The sequence AGTAAACAACTTAGACATAAATAAACTCGCCATTGCTCAGAAACTCTTCGCCAGGATAAAAGATAAATATGGTGTACCACCAAATTGGACAAGACCACAGGGTTTTGTTTCGTTATCAAGAATTATTTTAGAACAGCAGGTTAGTCTTGCATCCGCAGAAGCACATTTTATTAAGCTAAATAATTATCTGCCGGAATTTTCACCGACTGAAATTTTAAAGCTTACGGATGAAGAATTGCGGGCCTGCCAGATAAGCAGACAAAAATCAAAATATCTTCGCACACTATCTCAGTCAATATTAAACAAAGAATTAGATTTTGATGAAATGTTTAAGTTGAGTCCGTCAGAAGTAAGAAAAATACTTACAAACATAAAAGGAATCGGAAATTGGACTGCAGATATTTATCTAATGTTCTGTCTGCAATCAAAAGATATTTTTCCTTTGGGAGATATTGCACTAATCACCACAATAAAAGAACTAACCAAAGTGAAAACTAAGGAAGGAATTATTCGCCTAACACAAAAGTGGAAACCATATAGATCTTTAGCTGCTTATTTTCTGTGGCATTATTATCTTAAGAAAAGAAATAGAAGTTAATGCAGGCTTGCTGCTATTTTGAATAACGATGAAAAGATAACCGCAAGCTTCAGATTACGAAGATAGAACAAAAAGGCAATTTAAAATAGTGCCTG is a genomic window of Ignavibacteriales bacterium containing:
- a CDS encoding DNA-3-methyladenine glycosylase 2 family protein, translating into MNKLAIAQKLFARIKDKYGVPPNWTRPQGFVSLSRIILEQQVSLASAEAHFIKLNNYLPEFSPTEILKLTDEELRACQISRQKSKYLRTLSQSILNKELDFDEMFKLSPSEVRKILTNIKGIGNWTADIYLMFCLQSKDIFPLGDIALITTIKELTKVKTKEGIIRLTQKWKPYRSLAAYFLWHYYLKKRNRS